In Halococcus agarilyticus, one genomic interval encodes:
- a CDS encoding DNA double-strand break repair nuclease NurA has product MVFDTRSAAAALDENVEDVEEYLREDDDLVERYREAFTEVSAWGSARINNAGEIGSGSESYPGAKPPQSDGVFTPEFDTHGGLIHGHEESETWESHEAVNDWARDVLRGVPMLATDGSEIPPTTQFNLPVAYVQAAWCLNHHVPEGRLERDLDGQLLTPAELSREADDGDYRFVDSSLVGQRRYEHEGETVVRRMEALAEARDAGELDRPPIVLYDGPLVLSFTSVFDHETRRRYIETMREIVAASYERRVPLVGYVAGTDASDLVKMVRRLQPETFGENRIIPDSRVLSGLMGTWGDRTVPFVCRRDGTVDDLFGSSERGDHDVSGEVLFSYLNVPPGTGLDRIEFPDWLVHEDGPEGYETMYDYTIEMVRAEAAVGRGYPELLQQADSDAVLDQQDRQRFHRLLQNWAEEHDIPLEWDAKALSKERRR; this is encoded by the coding sequence ATGGTGTTCGATACACGGAGCGCGGCGGCCGCACTCGACGAAAACGTCGAGGACGTCGAGGAGTACCTCCGGGAGGACGACGATCTCGTTGAACGGTATCGTGAGGCATTCACGGAGGTCTCTGCGTGGGGTTCGGCGCGGATCAACAACGCTGGAGAAATCGGGAGCGGGAGCGAATCGTATCCGGGTGCGAAGCCACCACAGTCCGATGGAGTGTTTACACCTGAGTTCGACACACACGGCGGCTTGATTCACGGTCACGAGGAGAGCGAAACGTGGGAGAGCCACGAGGCGGTCAACGACTGGGCACGGGACGTTTTACGGGGGGTTCCGATGCTGGCGACCGACGGATCCGAGATACCACCGACGACGCAGTTCAACCTCCCGGTTGCGTACGTACAGGCGGCGTGGTGTCTGAACCACCACGTTCCGGAGGGCCGCCTCGAACGCGACCTCGACGGTCAACTGCTCACGCCGGCCGAACTCTCCCGGGAAGCCGACGACGGCGACTATCGGTTCGTGGACTCGTCGCTCGTCGGCCAGCGTCGCTACGAACACGAAGGCGAAACGGTCGTTCGACGGATGGAAGCGCTCGCGGAAGCACGCGACGCCGGTGAGTTGGATCGGCCACCGATCGTCCTGTACGACGGCCCGCTCGTCCTCTCATTTACTAGTGTGTTCGACCACGAGACTCGCCGGCGCTACATCGAGACGATGCGTGAGATCGTCGCCGCCAGCTACGAACGACGCGTGCCGCTCGTCGGTTACGTCGCGGGGACGGATGCGAGCGACCTCGTGAAGATGGTGCGACGACTCCAGCCCGAGACGTTCGGCGAGAACCGAATAATCCCGGATTCACGGGTCCTCTCGGGACTGATGGGGACGTGGGGTGACCGAACGGTCCCGTTTGTCTGTCGGCGCGACGGTACCGTCGATGACCTCTTCGGGTCCAGCGAGCGCGGGGATCACGATGTCTCCGGCGAAGTATTGTTCTCTTATCTCAACGTTCCACCCGGAACGGGGCTGGACCGGATCGAGTTCCCTGACTGGCTGGTCCACGAGGACGGCCCTGAGGGGTACGAAACCATGTACGACTACACTATCGAGATGGTCCGAGCAGAGGCGGCCGTCGGACGGGGCTACCCCGAACTCCTCCAGCAGGCCGACAGCGACGCAGTGCTCGACCAACAGGATCGCCAGCGGTTCCACCGACTGCTCCAGAACTGGGCTGAGGAACACGACATCCCGCTCGAATGGGACGCGAAGGCTCTAAGCAAGGAGCGCCGCCGGTGA
- the pan1 gene encoding proteasome-activating nucleotidase Pan1, with the protein MTDTVDDVEQPYDTDASHQEKIDSLEERIDILDAQNEEMRDKLLDANAENNKFQQKLERLNHENKKLKQSPLFVATVQEVAEDGVIIKQHGNNQEALTEVTDELREKLEPGSRVAVNNSLSVVTDLSDETDVRARVMEVEESPGVVYDDIGGLAEQMNEVRETVELPLKSPEMFDDVGIQPPSGVLLHGPPGTGKTMLAKAVANQTDATFIKMAGSELVHKFIGEGAKLVRDLFEVAREHEPAVIFIDEIDAIASKRTDSKTSGDAEVQRTMMQLLSEMDGFEERGEVRIIAATNRFDMLDRAILRPGRFDRLIEVPKPDAEGREKIFAIHTQEMNLADDVEFSQLAADAADASGADIKAVCTEAGMFAIRDERTEVRMTDFDEAWAKIEADEEATGDVTKTFA; encoded by the coding sequence ATGACCGATACGGTGGACGACGTGGAGCAACCGTACGATACCGACGCCTCACACCAGGAGAAGATCGATTCGCTCGAAGAGCGCATCGACATCCTCGACGCCCAGAACGAGGAGATGCGCGACAAGCTGCTCGACGCGAACGCCGAGAACAACAAGTTCCAGCAGAAACTCGAACGCCTCAACCACGAGAACAAGAAGCTGAAGCAGTCGCCGCTGTTCGTCGCCACGGTCCAAGAAGTCGCCGAGGACGGCGTCATCATCAAACAGCACGGCAACAACCAGGAGGCGCTCACCGAGGTCACCGACGAGCTCCGCGAGAAGCTCGAACCGGGCTCGCGGGTCGCGGTCAACAACTCCCTCTCCGTGGTGACCGACCTCTCGGACGAGACCGACGTCCGGGCACGCGTGATGGAGGTCGAGGAGAGCCCCGGGGTCGTGTACGACGACATCGGCGGGCTCGCCGAACAGATGAACGAGGTGCGCGAGACCGTCGAGCTCCCCCTGAAGAGCCCCGAGATGTTCGACGACGTCGGGATCCAGCCCCCATCGGGTGTGCTGCTCCACGGGCCGCCCGGAACGGGCAAGACGATGCTCGCGAAGGCGGTCGCGAACCAGACCGACGCGACGTTCATCAAGATGGCGGGCTCGGAGCTCGTCCACAAGTTCATCGGCGAGGGTGCGAAGCTCGTCCGGGATCTCTTCGAGGTCGCCCGCGAGCACGAGCCCGCGGTGATCTTCATCGACGAGATCGACGCGATCGCCTCCAAGAGAACGGACTCGAAGACATCGGGCGACGCCGAGGTCCAACGGACGATGATGCAGCTCCTCAGCGAGATGGACGGGTTCGAGGAGCGCGGCGAGGTTCGGATCATCGCCGCCACCAACCGCTTCGACATGCTCGATCGCGCGATCCTCCGGCCTGGTCGGTTCGACCGGCTCATCGAGGTCCCCAAACCCGACGCCGAGGGCCGCGAGAAGATCTTCGCGATCCACACCCAGGAGATGAACCTCGCCGACGACGTCGAGTTCTCGCAGCTCGCGGCCGACGCCGCCGACGCGAGCGGCGCGGACATCAAGGCCGTCTGCACCGAGGCCGGGATGTTCGCCATCCGCGACGAGCGCACCGAGGTCCGGATGACCGACTTCGACGAGGCGTGGGCGAAGATCGAAGCCGACGAGGAGGCGACCGGCGACGTGACCAAAACCTTCGCCTGA
- a CDS encoding ABC transporter ATP-binding protein, whose amino-acid sequence MARLELRNLHAQVAEGGEKILDGVDLEVRSGEIHALMGPNGSGKSTTAKVIAGHPAYEVTDGEVLVHLDEEEFEDIEIPEDMRTVNLLDLEPNERAALGVFLGFQYPAEIEGVTMVNFLRTALNAKLEEREELFEDDEGEEAEADADDEDAGYDTSPMEGDVEEGDVGVAEFQEIMAEKMDQLDMDTEFAQRYLNAGFSGGEKKQNEVLQAAILEPSIAVLDEIDSGLDIDRLQDVSNGINALRDEQGAGILQITHYQRILDYVEPDHVHVMLDGKIAKSGGAELAHQLEDEGYDWVREEAYETA is encoded by the coding sequence ATGGCACGCTTAGAGCTGCGGAACCTCCACGCACAGGTCGCGGAGGGCGGCGAGAAGATCCTCGACGGGGTCGATCTCGAAGTTCGATCGGGTGAGATCCACGCACTGATGGGACCGAACGGGTCTGGGAAGTCGACGACCGCGAAGGTCATCGCCGGCCACCCCGCCTACGAGGTCACCGACGGCGAGGTGCTCGTCCATCTCGACGAAGAGGAGTTCGAGGACATCGAGATCCCCGAGGACATGCGAACGGTGAACCTCCTCGATCTCGAACCCAACGAGCGCGCGGCGCTCGGCGTCTTCCTCGGCTTCCAGTACCCCGCCGAGATCGAGGGCGTCACGATGGTGAACTTCCTCCGCACCGCCCTGAACGCGAAGCTCGAAGAGCGCGAGGAGCTCTTCGAGGACGACGAAGGCGAGGAGGCAGAGGCCGACGCGGACGACGAGGACGCGGGCTACGACACCTCGCCGATGGAGGGCGACGTCGAGGAGGGCGACGTCGGCGTCGCGGAGTTCCAGGAAATCATGGCCGAGAAGATGGACCAGCTCGACATGGACACGGAGTTCGCCCAGCGTTACCTCAACGCGGGCTTCTCGGGCGGCGAGAAGAAGCAAAACGAGGTGCTCCAGGCCGCGATCCTCGAACCGTCGATCGCGGTGCTCGACGAGATCGACTCCGGGCTCGACATCGACCGGCTGCAGGACGTCTCGAACGGGATCAACGCGCTGCGGGACGAACAGGGCGCGGGCATCCTCCAGATCACCCACTACCAGCGGATCCTCGACTACGTCGAGCCCGATCACGTCCACGTGATGCTCGACGGCAAGATCGCCAAAAGCGGCGGCGCGGAGCTGGCCCACCAGCTCGAGGACGAGGGGTACGACTGGGTCCGTGAGGAAGCCTACGAGACAGCCTGA
- a CDS encoding metallophosphoesterase family protein: MRLAHLADIHIGHRQYGLDKREDDMIATLRHTLGEIGDSDVDAVLLPGDLFHSRDLRPKNLDRVEDALRECVPDDVRVLVSRGNHDENLSPRDVTWLSYLHRRGHIVLLEADLGGDTAAGFDPFDPDEPGEHAEFVDLPDADVGGPVRVFGLQWRGARTADALERVAREIRATNDKHGEPAYTALLGHFGMEDEVPALGGTITHTDLREVREVVDYLALGHIHKRYEAAGWIHNPGSPEAHDTQEGRDDWEHGYYLVELEPDTNADGPGALAHDPTHHASKRRAYHPIEFDVTPYDSPGNLEAAFHEHVREERDAIETRCERDVHTGRGGSRRPPLVDLRFTGTLQFSRSDLRTGELSARTKEACEALHVQTTVGVRTADVEALLAELEDDGAFVDGRLDTSVLERQVFETIATESEYGDRADDVADVLERAHAMAQDGENPTDVADTVSERRRELFPEMADDVTIDVPEDPLTDETDDARDTAATDDGANETTVSDATTTAGLGEFASPDGGDAE; the protein is encoded by the coding sequence ATGCGCTTGGCTCATCTCGCCGACATCCACATCGGACACCGCCAGTACGGACTCGACAAACGAGAGGACGACATGATCGCGACGCTTCGCCACACTCTCGGCGAAATCGGTGACAGCGACGTCGACGCCGTTCTCCTGCCGGGTGATCTGTTCCATTCCCGGGACCTCCGTCCGAAGAACCTCGACAGGGTCGAAGACGCCCTCCGAGAGTGCGTTCCCGACGATGTTCGTGTGCTCGTCTCGCGCGGAAACCACGACGAGAACCTCTCGCCACGGGACGTCACATGGCTCAGCTATCTCCACCGCCGTGGTCACATCGTTCTGCTCGAAGCCGATCTCGGCGGCGACACCGCAGCGGGGTTCGATCCGTTCGATCCCGACGAACCGGGCGAACACGCCGAATTCGTCGATCTCCCTGACGCCGACGTGGGCGGCCCGGTTCGCGTCTTCGGCCTGCAGTGGCGTGGTGCGCGGACGGCGGACGCGCTCGAACGGGTTGCCCGTGAAATCCGTGCGACGAACGACAAACATGGTGAGCCGGCGTACACTGCTCTACTCGGGCACTTCGGTATGGAAGACGAGGTACCCGCACTCGGCGGCACGATCACCCACACCGACCTTCGGGAGGTCCGGGAGGTCGTCGACTATCTCGCGCTCGGCCACATTCACAAACGCTACGAGGCCGCCGGCTGGATCCACAACCCGGGTTCGCCCGAGGCACACGACACCCAGGAAGGCCGTGACGACTGGGAACACGGCTACTACCTCGTGGAACTCGAACCCGACACGAACGCCGATGGTCCGGGGGCACTGGCTCACGACCCGACCCATCACGCGTCGAAGCGTCGGGCCTACCACCCGATCGAGTTCGACGTCACCCCGTACGACTCGCCAGGCAATCTCGAAGCGGCGTTCCACGAACACGTTCGCGAGGAGCGCGACGCTATCGAGACACGCTGCGAACGGGACGTCCACACCGGAAGGGGTGGGAGTCGGCGACCACCGCTCGTCGATCTTCGATTCACGGGGACGCTCCAGTTCTCCCGATCCGATCTCCGGACGGGCGAACTCTCCGCACGAACGAAAGAGGCGTGTGAGGCACTCCACGTCCAGACCACGGTCGGCGTTCGGACGGCGGACGTCGAGGCGTTGCTCGCCGAACTCGAAGACGACGGCGCGTTCGTCGACGGCAGACTCGACACCTCAGTGCTCGAACGCCAGGTCTTCGAGACCATCGCCACCGAATCGGAGTACGGCGACCGCGCCGACGACGTCGCGGACGTCCTCGAACGCGCCCACGCGATGGCCCAAGACGGCGAGAACCCGACGGACGTCGCCGATACCGTGAGCGAGCGTCGCCGGGAACTGTTCCCCGAGATGGCCGACGACGTCACTATCGACGTTCCCGAGGATCCCCTCACGGACGAAACCGACGACGCCCGAGACACCGCCGCGACCGACGACGGTGCGAACGAGACAACCGTCTCGGACGCCACGACGACGGCAGGACTCGGCGAGTTCGCGAGTCCCGATGGGGGTGACGCCGAGTGA
- a CDS encoding AAA family ATPase: MRITSVALEDIKSYEDRTEIPLAGGVTAILGENGAGKSTVQEAIGYALFDSLPFTTKDFVREGASSGKVEVTFEQETTDGTETYRVTRHAGRSKYEVARQDGDTWLDQEIDSKASLVEWLCARFGLADGDELSDLWESCIGVPQTRFLADFAQTARGRKATFDALLDIDAYEESFGGTLKDAPDAIEAERASVREDVRELTGEVQALPERRAKVAELAEEISSLETAIEETEQELRDAEERYDELAAVEDRIDDLEGELQAAENDIESTTAALETARKELGRAQAAAQQCEAAREGHERYLDAEEREESLEEREATRDELRERKREREGEIQRLEERVDGLEADVEKHKSAAATMEELADAKERHDEVDERIREGEQTKTTIETLDETIDELAEEIDTTVGEIVENRRMICRIEEERENAPDLGELESQVGDAKAERTALATERDRLREQLERLRDADADAACPTCGQPLAAEHREETIAEREARLDEIDDERATLAERIETLEERLDAAKAVQERVTTLSLRYEQRDDLAEELQELKDEREDAIERRDALEAEVPDLVELRETRAELADARETYVQAMTRAADTADAEAELETVQETLADERDALADLEDELRAYGDLDEKLAEVRETLRETEADHETFVQHRQQAAEVEERTETVEELEAELDAAEATRDEHATALSSTRDEFDPEEYAELDERITELTEEVGGYRQRKEAREADHEEAAAAVERLEGKLAERSEKVERLKELAADHRFATWVRENVRAAGPKMREVITSRIGERANQLFRTIRGRAAETLEWTSDYEIVVVDADVRKSFDTLSGGEKMAAALAVRLAILEQLSSIGIAFLDEPTANLDAQKKANLVEQLNQLEAFDQLAVISHDTAFETMTDYAVTVTKDRQTTEVNAD, translated from the coding sequence GTGAGGATCACTTCCGTCGCGCTCGAAGACATCAAGTCCTACGAGGATCGAACGGAGATCCCGCTGGCCGGCGGCGTGACGGCGATCCTTGGCGAAAACGGTGCGGGGAAATCCACCGTTCAGGAGGCCATCGGTTATGCACTGTTCGACTCGCTCCCGTTCACCACGAAGGATTTCGTTCGTGAGGGGGCTTCCTCGGGCAAGGTCGAAGTGACCTTCGAGCAGGAAACCACCGACGGCACCGAAACCTATCGCGTGACGCGCCACGCGGGACGATCGAAGTACGAGGTCGCTCGTCAGGACGGCGACACCTGGCTCGATCAGGAGATCGACAGCAAGGCGTCGCTCGTCGAGTGGCTCTGCGCCCGATTCGGTCTCGCTGACGGCGACGAGCTCTCGGATCTCTGGGAGTCGTGTATCGGCGTTCCGCAGACACGATTCCTGGCCGACTTCGCACAGACCGCCCGCGGTCGCAAGGCGACGTTCGACGCACTCCTCGACATCGACGCCTACGAGGAGTCGTTCGGCGGCACGCTGAAGGACGCTCCCGATGCCATCGAGGCCGAGCGAGCGTCCGTTCGCGAGGACGTCCGGGAGCTGACCGGCGAGGTCCAGGCGCTACCCGAGCGACGAGCGAAGGTCGCGGAGCTCGCCGAAGAGATTTCGTCGCTCGAAACCGCCATCGAGGAGACCGAGCAGGAACTTCGAGATGCGGAGGAGCGCTACGATGAACTCGCGGCGGTCGAAGACCGCATCGATGACCTCGAAGGCGAGCTGCAAGCGGCGGAGAACGACATCGAGTCCACAACGGCCGCGCTCGAAACCGCGCGCAAGGAACTCGGGCGTGCGCAGGCGGCAGCACAGCAGTGCGAAGCGGCGAGGGAGGGCCACGAGCGATACCTCGACGCCGAGGAACGCGAGGAGTCGCTCGAAGAACGCGAGGCTACCCGCGACGAACTCCGCGAGCGAAAGCGCGAGCGGGAGGGCGAGATCCAGCGACTCGAAGAGAGGGTGGACGGGCTGGAAGCGGACGTCGAGAAGCACAAATCGGCAGCGGCGACGATGGAGGAACTGGCGGACGCGAAGGAACGCCACGACGAGGTCGACGAACGCATTCGAGAGGGCGAGCAGACGAAGACGACCATCGAGACGCTCGACGAGACCATCGACGAACTGGCCGAGGAGATCGACACCACCGTGGGCGAGATCGTCGAGAACCGTCGGATGATCTGTCGGATCGAGGAAGAGCGCGAGAACGCACCCGATCTCGGGGAGCTGGAGTCTCAGGTCGGCGACGCGAAAGCCGAACGCACGGCGCTCGCCACCGAACGCGACCGGCTTCGCGAACAACTCGAACGACTTCGCGACGCCGACGCGGACGCGGCGTGTCCGACGTGTGGGCAGCCGCTCGCCGCCGAGCACCGCGAGGAAACCATCGCCGAGCGCGAGGCGCGGCTGGACGAGATCGACGACGAACGCGCGACCCTCGCGGAGCGGATCGAAACGCTCGAAGAGCGCCTCGACGCAGCGAAAGCGGTTCAGGAGCGGGTCACCACCCTCTCCCTCCGATACGAACAGCGCGACGATCTCGCGGAAGAACTACAGGAGCTGAAAGACGAGCGCGAGGACGCGATCGAGCGACGAGACGCGCTCGAAGCCGAGGTCCCCGATCTGGTGGAGCTGCGCGAAACCCGTGCGGAGTTGGCCGACGCCCGCGAGACGTACGTCCAGGCGATGACTAGGGCGGCGGACACCGCCGACGCCGAGGCGGAGCTGGAGACCGTCCAGGAGACGCTCGCCGACGAACGGGACGCACTTGCCGATCTCGAAGACGAACTGCGTGCTTACGGAGATCTCGACGAGAAACTCGCCGAGGTCAGGGAGACGTTGCGCGAGACCGAGGCGGACCACGAAACGTTCGTCCAGCACCGCCAGCAGGCCGCGGAGGTCGAGGAGCGTACGGAGACCGTTGAGGAACTGGAGGCCGAACTCGACGCCGCCGAGGCGACGCGCGACGAACACGCCACGGCGCTGTCGTCGACGCGTGATGAGTTCGATCCCGAGGAGTACGCCGAACTCGACGAGCGCATCACGGAGCTGACCGAGGAGGTCGGCGGCTATCGACAGCGAAAGGAAGCTCGCGAGGCCGACCACGAGGAAGCTGCAGCGGCAGTCGAGCGTCTGGAAGGCAAGCTGGCGGAGCGATCCGAGAAAGTCGAGCGCCTGAAAGAACTCGCCGCCGATCACCGGTTCGCGACGTGGGTCCGCGAGAACGTCCGTGCGGCGGGACCGAAGATGCGCGAGGTCATCACGAGCCGGATCGGCGAGCGCGCCAACCAGCTCTTTCGGACGATCCGCGGACGGGCTGCCGAAACCCTGGAGTGGACCAGCGATTACGAGATCGTCGTCGTCGATGCCGACGTGCGCAAGTCCTTCGACACGCTCTCTGGCGGCGAGAAGATGGCCGCCGCGCTCGCGGTCCGGCTGGCGATCTTAGAACAGCTCTCGTCCATCGGGATCGCCTTCCTCGACGAACCCACCGCGAACCTCGACGCCCAGAAGAAAGCGAACCTCGTCGAGCAGTTGAATCAACTGGAGGCGTTCGATCAACTGGCCGTGATCAGTCACGATACGGCTTTCGAGACCATGACCGATTACGCCGTCACCGTGACGAAGGATCGCCAAACAACGGAGGTGAACGCCGACTGA
- a CDS encoding ATP-binding protein: MSGRPNETSERVDTTGGGKIVGTVVEPGDGPNEFVFVTPDEQTVKTGEFITYTVAVEGTVRDVIARVTNREQSRGLPASFMADPEVAPDTVAATLGVPNEDVDLYRLTATVVGFYDGGEDGMKTFSNPRQLPRPGEQLCTAPDGLLEAVLPNLGVDDPNEADPATMDGLAHVGWLLNRPTEAVNLHLPIDEFAATHLAILASTGSGKSYTASVLIEEMMQPSSRASLLVFDPHGEYDTLSDMQSDDFRGDDGYIPEVETFPPDRLRVRISDLNLGDVLSVMDDPSPRMEERLAAGWRSLQNDDSKGETWGVDDLMNRMHHIYSDDEEGDTSVNALEWRLRRALEQNDLFDTSENVPLADLVAPGKCTVLKMDTLDQRDQQMIATVLLRRLYQARLDHERGRESPVDFPLFALFEEGHRFAPSAGSAPSLGIMRTITSEGRKFGFGIGVVSQRPSKIDQDTLSQCGTQITMQIQNPADQKAIEESVEAAGEEVLDELPGLTPGQAVLSGDAMNTPVLVRVRERHTEHGAAGSNATEAWRESYAARQREPVGSEAPDMGGGESSGVDEL, encoded by the coding sequence ATGAGCGGTCGTCCGAACGAGACGAGCGAAAGAGTCGACACGACCGGCGGCGGCAAGATCGTCGGCACGGTTGTCGAGCCCGGCGACGGGCCGAACGAGTTCGTGTTCGTCACGCCCGACGAGCAGACGGTCAAAACCGGCGAGTTCATCACCTACACCGTCGCCGTCGAGGGCACAGTCAGGGACGTCATCGCGCGGGTCACGAACCGCGAGCAGTCCCGCGGTCTGCCGGCGTCGTTCATGGCTGATCCCGAAGTCGCACCCGACACCGTCGCGGCGACGCTCGGCGTGCCGAACGAGGACGTCGACCTCTACCGACTGACGGCGACGGTTGTCGGGTTTTATGATGGGGGCGAAGACGGGATGAAGACGTTCTCGAACCCGCGTCAGCTCCCACGGCCAGGCGAGCAGTTGTGCACTGCACCTGACGGGTTGCTCGAAGCCGTACTGCCGAATCTTGGTGTCGACGATCCGAACGAAGCTGATCCGGCAACGATGGACGGCCTCGCTCACGTCGGTTGGCTGCTCAACCGACCCACTGAGGCAGTAAATCTGCACCTTCCGATCGACGAGTTCGCCGCGACGCATCTCGCAATCCTCGCCTCGACGGGCTCGGGCAAATCGTACACGGCGAGCGTGCTGATCGAGGAGATGATGCAGCCCTCCTCACGGGCGTCGCTGCTGGTGTTCGACCCTCACGGCGAGTACGACACGCTATCGGATATGCAGAGTGATGATTTCCGTGGTGATGATGGCTACATACCAGAGGTTGAAACCTTCCCGCCAGACCGACTCCGAGTGCGGATTTCGGATCTAAACCTTGGTGATGTCCTCTCAGTTATGGACGATCCGAGCCCCCGAATGGAAGAACGCCTCGCGGCGGGCTGGCGATCCCTCCAGAACGACGACAGCAAAGGCGAAACGTGGGGCGTTGACGATCTCATGAACAGAATGCATCATATATATTCGGACGATGAGGAGGGTGACACGAGTGTGAATGCACTCGAATGGCGTCTTCGGCGTGCTCTCGAGCAAAACGACCTATTCGACACCAGCGAAAACGTTCCGCTTGCTGATCTCGTCGCGCCGGGCAAGTGCACCGTCCTGAAAATGGATACCCTTGACCAACGCGACCAGCAGATGATCGCGACGGTTCTGCTCCGCCGGCTCTATCAGGCACGCCTCGATCACGAGCGCGGCCGCGAATCACCCGTCGACTTCCCGCTGTTCGCGCTGTTCGAGGAGGGTCACCGGTTCGCGCCGAGCGCCGGGAGCGCACCCTCGCTGGGAATCATGCGCACCATCACCTCCGAGGGCCGGAAGTTCGGGTTCGGGATCGGCGTCGTGAGCCAGCGCCCCTCGAAGATCGATCAGGACACTCTCTCGCAGTGTGGAACTCAGATTACGATGCAGATCCAGAACCCCGCGGACCAGAAGGCTATCGAGGAGTCAGTCGAGGCGGCTGGCGAAGAGGTCCTCGACGAACTCCCGGGGCTCACACCTGGCCAGGCGGTCCTCTCGGGCGACGCGATGAACACCCCGGTTCTCGTCCGGGTCCGCGAGCGCCACACCGAACACGGTGCGGCGGGATCGAACGCGACCGAAGCCTGGCGCGAGAGCTACGCCGCCCGCCAGCGCGAACCGGTCGGATCAGAAGCACCGGACATGGGTGGCGGGGAGTCGTCGGGCGTCGACGAACTGTGA
- a CDS encoding DUF7331 family protein, whose amino-acid sequence MTNAADRPDLPDPPARTADEPSPPVGLETTERYEIDDGVVFYDAANPLAWLEAGDALRLADQV is encoded by the coding sequence ATGACGAACGCTGCCGATCGACCCGATCTACCCGATCCGCCCGCGCGGACGGCCGACGAACCGTCGCCGCCGGTAGGCCTCGAAACCACCGAACGCTACGAGATCGACGACGGCGTCGTGTTCTACGACGCCGCGAACCCGCTCGCGTGGCTCGAAGCGGGCGACGCGCTCCGGCTCGCAGATCAGGTGTGA
- a CDS encoding DUF7322 domain-containing protein, with the protein MSDDPPGDSTPDDAGDSLPGSDLGIDVGALDAELGPDDPTVSVPDTSDVDASPELLRAFWGSVFALKIGVIAATLGLLMGYFRGRWRLAGLGIAIGLVALANGYRRYRGYQNR; encoded by the coding sequence GTGTCAGACGACCCGCCGGGCGATTCGACACCGGACGACGCTGGCGACTCCCTCCCGGGTTCGGATCTCGGGATCGACGTCGGGGCGCTCGACGCGGAGCTCGGTCCCGACGATCCGACGGTCTCGGTCCCCGATACGTCCGATGTCGACGCGTCACCGGAGCTGCTCCGGGCGTTCTGGGGCAGCGTCTTCGCGCTCAAGATCGGCGTGATCGCGGCGACGCTGGGACTGCTGATGGGATACTTCCGGGGTCGGTGGCGGCTCGCGGGGCTCGGGATCGCGATCGGACTGGTGGCGCTCGCGAACGGCTACCGCCGGTACCGAGGGTATCAAAACCGCTAA